The following coding sequences are from one Mycoplasma tullyi window:
- a CDS encoding FMN-dependent NADH-azoreductase: MSKVLFINASPVANEASFSYQLAKTFEAEYLKLNPSDQVEWLDLNELDKGSMTLTSKNSKEHFKDENVDPLINQIKSVDKLVVIAPMTNFNYPATLKNWLDKICVANKTFSYKYSKKGGSVGLMDHLKVMIINTQGAPEGWYAFADVTVLLRGVFEFIGAKVDAIKVAGTKVEYLNKQPSEIVAPNLALIKEKAKNF, from the coding sequence ATGAGCAAAGTACTTTTTATTAATGCTTCACCAGTAGCTAATGAAGCTAGTTTTTCTTATCAATTAGCTAAAACATTTGAAGCTGAATACTTAAAACTTAATCCATCTGATCAAGTTGAATGATTAGATCTAAATGAATTAGATAAGGGATCAATGACTTTAACATCTAAAAATTCTAAAGAACATTTTAAAGATGAAAATGTTGATCCATTAATCAATCAAATTAAAAGTGTTGATAAACTAGTAGTAATTGCTCCGATGACTAACTTCAATTATCCAGCAACTCTAAAGAATTGACTTGATAAGATTTGTGTAGCAAATAAAACCTTTAGTTACAAATACTCTAAAAAAGGTGGATCTGTTGGTTTAATGGATCACTTAAAAGTAATGATCATCAACACTCAAGGTGCACCTGAAGGTTGATACGCATTTGCTGATGTAACTGTTTTATTAAGAGGTGTGTTTGAATTCATTGGTGCTAAGGTTGATGCTATTAAAGTAGCTGGTACTAAAGTTGAATACTTAAACAAGCAACCTAGTGAGATCGTTGCTCCTAATCTAGCACTTATAAAAGAAAAAGCGAAAAATTTCTAA
- the rpsB gene encoding 30S ribosomal protein S2: MFLFEDLNVESAQAVKAEESPAQTVQDNNEQVPANSTDKVLVTHTKLLDVGAFNGVAKRKWNPKMKHYIIPRHAAQFSAQFDLINSDLLNVKLHEAFNYLTEAAKAKKNILFVGTKSKAVQELIQSIAERTNSFYINQRWLGGTLTNFKTISNSINQLKRLIHTRDNDLTKYTKKEQIMIMKKLAKLEKFFGGIKDMQGLPHVLVIDDPVKEKNAVTEARKLRIPVIALCNTNSDPNIITLPIPANNYNIRSVTLLLNLLGDAVALAQGSPAKFAFKPDEEIDIPQLVKKETRTVVNRDRAGFKKQQPKSEESSKPAEKKADK, encoded by the coding sequence ATGTTTTTATTTGAAGATTTAAATGTTGAATCAGCACAAGCTGTAAAAGCAGAAGAATCACCTGCACAAACTGTTCAAGATAATAATGAACAAGTGCCTGCAAATTCAACAGACAAAGTTTTAGTAACACACACAAAGCTTTTAGACGTGGGTGCATTCAATGGGGTAGCTAAACGTAAGTGAAACCCAAAAATGAAGCACTACATTATTCCAAGACATGCTGCCCAATTCAGTGCTCAGTTTGATCTAATTAACTCAGATCTATTAAATGTTAAGTTACACGAAGCTTTTAATTACTTAACTGAAGCAGCTAAAGCTAAGAAGAACATCTTATTCGTTGGAACTAAGTCTAAAGCAGTTCAAGAATTAATTCAATCAATTGCTGAAAGAACTAATAGTTTCTACATTAACCAAAGATGATTAGGTGGAACACTAACTAACTTCAAGACAATTAGTAATTCGATTAATCAATTAAAGAGATTAATCCACACTCGTGATAATGATCTAACTAAGTACACTAAAAAAGAACAGATCATGATCATGAAAAAACTTGCTAAACTTGAAAAGTTCTTTGGTGGGATCAAAGATATGCAAGGCTTACCTCACGTTTTAGTAATTGATGATCCAGTTAAAGAAAAGAATGCAGTTACAGAAGCTAGAAAACTAAGAATTCCAGTTATTGCTTTATGTAATACTAACTCTGATCCAAATATCATTACTTTACCGATTCCAGCTAATAACTACAACATTCGTTCAGTTACCTTATTACTTAACTTATTAGGTGATGCTGTAGCATTAGCTCAAGGTAGTCCAGCTAAGTTTGCTTTCAAACCTGATGAAGAGATCGACATTCCTCAACTAGTTAAAAAAGAAACTAGAACTGTTGTTAATCGTGACCGTGCTGGTTTTAAAAAACAACAACCTAAATCAGAAGAAAGTTCAAAACCAGCTGAGAAAAAAGCTGATAAATAA